gctggcccaaatttcaaattcaatgtttcaagaaggaggccgcaccttgcatagtagtgtttttattgcacagacgcgtttcggcgtgtgacAAAGTACATTTAGTTTTACTTTTAACACCTTTACACTTACacctgaatttacttttacttttgacacccctggcgGCTAGTGCTACTTACATAAATGCTTGGTGTGGGAGGGTTGAGTTTCTCCCGGATTGTAGGGTTCCCTGATAGGTTGGGCTTCACCGAGAAGGCTGGCAGCAGATACGACTCTCTGAACTTCCCTGTCACAGTCGCAGACCTGCCATCGCCaaaaacaggaaacaggaagtaaaTAATCTGGTGATACACATATGCAAAGTTTACAGTATGGTGTATATTATATATCTGTAggtatttatgtacagtatacagggtATACAGAGACATATGCAATAACAAAACCCAGGGTCAGGGGTAGACATAGAggcacagacataggcctacatcctaCATCCATCTGGCATACACTTTGAGCACATATAGAATTTGAAAATGCACAAAGCAAAACACTTATCATTTAGATAATataaaatgtctctctctctaactttctcATTTTatgaacctctttctctctctctctccctctctctctttctaactttCTCATTATatgaacctctttctctctctctctctctctctctctctctctctctctctctctctaacgttcTCATTTTatgaacctctttctctctccctctctctctctaactttctcATTTTatgaacctctttctctctctctccctccctctccctctctctaactttCTCATTTCATGAAcctctttctcgctccctctatctccctctctctctctctctctctctctctctctctctctctctctctctctctctctctctctctctctctctctctctccccatgcccTCTGTACTCACTTGCATGCCTGTATGACCTCCTCTGCTGTGTTGCTGATGCTGATCTCTGCTAGTGGTGTCCTCCTCCTGCGCTGCTccatcatctccatctccacctgcgAGGCCAGGAAGGTGCTGCGCTCGCCACTCTCCAcctgcaatacattacattacattacattatattacattatacacacacacacacacacacacacacacacacgcacgcacacacaccttcactctacaccttcattacattacattacacacacacacacacacacacaggcaggcacacacaagcaaacactctctctctctctctctctctctctctctctctctctctctctctctctctctctctctctctctctctctctctctctctctctctctctctctctctctcacacacacacacacacacacacacacacacacccataccttGACCAGGCGTATCTTCAGCTCCTTGGGCGGCCCTAGCGACAGCGCCTGCAGCTTGAGGAAGTTGGCCCGACCCAGGCCGCTCGGAAGACGGATTTGGGGCAGGACGGCGGAGGAGGAAGGAGATGCagatgctgtggaggtggagctggtggtgttggtggtggcagCTGCTTGTGTGGCTGTGGTTGTGGTCACTGACACGGTTGAAACGgtcgatgaggatgatgatgaagaggaggaggatgaagatgacgaTGAAGGTGACAATACTGATGCAACAGTCTCTGCTTTGGCTGGTGAGGTGGTGGAGCTGCTGACAGTGCTGCACGTTTTGGCCTCCTGTTTCTTCTTCTCCACTTTCTGCTGTTTTTCCTGTTGTTcagtttcttctttctcttcttcttcttcttcttcttcttcttcctcctcttctttgtcCTTCTTCACAGCTCGGCTCTTCTTCTGGCTCTTCTCTGCTTTGCTCGGGCTGCTGAtctccttgacctttgacctttctgTCTTGTTGTCCTGGAGCTGCTTCTTGGAGGAACGTTCTGGAACTGCCTTGGAGGAATGTTCTGGAACTGCCTTGGAGGAACGTTGTGAAGAAGCCTTGGAGGATGAAGAAGTAGtagtaaaagaagaagaagaagagggaacaGTGGATGTTTTCTTTGCTCCCTCGGTTTTCACTTTAGCCTTCTTGGCCTCCTgtggctgctgttgctgtttttcatcttcttttttggtctctctttttcttttcaggCTACACGGCCttgttttcttctcctcttcctcctcctcctcctcctcctcctcctcctcttctttcttcttccttgtttgcgtttcctcctcctccttcttcttcttctgggaTCTCATCTCCTCTATTTCCTTCTTGACCTGTTTCCTTTTTGATGCCATggtcttttctttcttccccttccctttctttgtcttctgttcctcctcctcctcctcctcttccttttcttcactttcctctacctcttcttcttccttcttgaCTTCCTCCTTGCTGCCGATGGTCAGAGCTGAGGCTGTGGCATTTCGGCTGTCGCCCTTGTCATCACAGTTGCGGTTTCGCTTGCCCTTCACCTTCCCCTTCAGtgcctcctcatccttctcctctgtggactcctcttcctcctcctcttttatgGCCTCGTCAACCTGGCTAAGGCCATGGTCATCATCCATCTTCTGTTTGCTCTCACAAATATTCGGTGCGTGTCTCTTAGCATCTCTCTCCTCATGCGTCGTGGTCCCAGAGGTCTTCTCTTCAGCTTCAGCATAAGCTTCAGGTTGAGGTGTCTGGTGGTGGTCTGAGGTAGTGTGGTTGGACAGCACCATCCCGGAGGAGGCAGGAGTAGCGGATGATGATGCGCTCTGTGACTCCTGGCAGCTGATATCGGAgcccagggacagagaggaggagtacTTGACCCCGACAAGAGCGCCGGGAGGCGGACGCCCAAACGGCCCGCCCCTGTACGTGTAGCGGTGATTTCCCACGATAGACGCCAGGGACTTGAACACGTCCCCCACGTTGCCCATCTGGTGCAGGTGTGGTCGCGCCCTCACCCCGCCTTTCCCGTCTTTCGTCTCGCTCTCCACACCGTCCTCCGGAGCACCCGCTTCATCGTCCTCCACCATCTCCTTCATCGACTCCGTAACCGTGACGCCGTATAACTTTGCCAGGTCGCTGTGGCGCAGCTCCGTGCTGGCGCTGAGCTCCTTCTCCTTTTTCACCCTCCCATCCTCCAGGGCGGCGCTGTCGTTCTCGTCGTCCTCGCAGTGCGAGGGGCTGGAGGTGGGGCTGGGCAGCACTATGGGCCGTCGCAGGATGAttttctcctcttccatctccacaTCGTCCTCGTCGCTGAGCACAGACACGGGCGAGCCCTGCAGGCTGAGGATGGGCGGGCTGCCCGGGGGCTCCTGGAGACCCAGGTCGTCCTCGTCGTCGCTGAAGGAGCCCAGGGCCGGATGCAGCTGCGGGGCCTCTGGAcgcggagctgctgctgctgctgctgctgctgctgggtcttccctgctgcttctgctgcagcTGCTTCTGCTAGTGGAGGGGAGTGATGGAgaaggtggatggtggatggaggaggaagaagaagaggaggaggacaaggaggaggaagaggaagaggaggagggaggtccatTCTTCAGGGAGCTGTTCTCAGTGCTGGTGGATGGGTGTGATGGGGAGGGCGGTcgggcagtggaggaggaggaggagggacgccCATTCTTCAGAGAGCTGCTCTCTGTGCTGGTGGGTTTGGGCGTCTGGGCTTGTCTGGTCtgtccactgctgctgctggtggtggtttgaGACGAGTCCCTCACAGGAAGGTGATGAGTTGGTCCCTCTGTGGTGCCCCTTTTCGGGGCAGTGGCGGTGGTGGGGTCTTTGGGCGTGGAGTGCGGAGACAAACAGCTGCTGCTATTGGCTGGTGGTGCCCTGTGGGGGAGGACCTTGCCTGAGGTATTTGCAGTGATTGGCTGGTGTTGGCTGGTGGTGGTTTTGGCCCCGCCCTTAATACCCTTCTCCGTTTGCTTCTCGGGTTTCCTGCGGCTCTCAGTcagcttgtgattggctgatggcTGACTGGGCGATGGCGACGAAGCCTGCTGATTGGGCGTTGCGCGGTGCGGCTTGGACTTCGCCGTGGATTCTGCATGGTGTTTCCGTGGAGACTGCTGCGAGCATTCCATCTTCTCTTGAACTTGTTTGTCCTTCCTGGAGGATGTCTTGCTCTTATTCTCCTTCCtgcttcctccttcctctttgCTGCTCTTGTTCTTCACTTTCTCCacgttctcttcctctcctctctttctcgacAAGCTTCTCTTGTTGCCGTTCTTCTCCCCTCGTTTGTCCACCTTtccctcctgtcccctctcccctttcctccactTCCCCTCCTTAGCGTCTTCCACCGacatctccttctccttctcctcaaccttgtgtgcctttctctcgtctctcctcctcttgtgatgtctctctcctctgtgtttcCTCTTCTCTGTACGGCTGTGGTTGCTGCTCCTCTCTGCGTCTGACGCGGCATCTCGATCTGGACCTGGACCCGGCTCGTTCTTGGAGCTCGGAGGACTGTCCTTCTGAACTTCAGAGGACCCGGAAGTGCCCTCTGACCTTTCACCCCTGAGGTCAAAttcagctggtggtggtggtggtgttggtgctgaGGAGCgccggtggtggtgttggtggcggGAGGTAGCGCCTGACTCCTCTTCGGCAGGTGACGGAGGTCTCACAGAATCCTGGCTCTTCTGATTTCGCTCCGGAACGGGTGATGACGGAGACGACAAAGGTGGAGACGATGGGAATCGTGAAGGTaaaggtgatggtgatgatggtgaagaTGGTGATCTTGCTCTCTTGTCTCTGCCTGGTGTTGTCAAAGGAGGAGGAGACTTTGGCCGGGGGCTTCTCTGGTTGTTTTCGGTCTTGGTCCTGGGGATGTCAGTGTTGGAGGGTGGGGAGCGGTGGTGGGGTTTTGGGGATTGAGACGAggtgcgggtgggggtgggggtgtgcctGGAGGGCGTGTGAGACCTCTCATGCAGCTGATCCCTCTCTGATCCATGGCTGCTATGCTCCTGCACAGGAAgaaaagacattacattacacttagctgacatctCTTTCATCGTCATTTTGGTACAGGGTACTAGTTACAGTCCCTACAACGTGGGATTTAGGTGTTGCTCAATGGTACTTCAGCCATTGatgggatttaaacctgcaaaATTCTGATATCAAGACAAACCAGTTTACCAAACCATTAGCCAATGGCTGCCCCATTACATGAAGGCTTAAGAGGCAAAAGACATTTTGAAGCAAGTCAAAATGAATGCAGCCCCTTAACGCATGCCGTTCCATCAGTAGAAttatgtaatagtcactgaacaAAAACATAGTACTACACCAGCATGCACataggcctttagtaatacattatggtaacagctaatttataacagttgtcgtgtcttaacgggttaactaATCTACCCCTACATTCCCAAAAGACAGATCAACAGATCAGCAGACACCAAAACCATATCACTCATTAACCTCCACTTCTCAATTCTGaacatcaacaaacacacaccatgacaGCCAACAAGACTTGTGATGGTGGAGTCTCGCAGCTTTCTCATTTTTTAAAGTGTCACAGGCAATTAGCAGTGTGAATTAGGtaacactacactctacacattacacaatacacattaaacattctctctctctctctctctctctctctctctctctctgtctctctctctctctctctatctctctctgtctctctctctctctctctctctctctctctctctctctctctctctctctctctcccagcaagTCTGGTCTGCACTCGCAATAGCTCAAGTAGAGGGGAATGTATTTTGTGTAGCCTACCTTTtcgcagtatagacaaatgacaaaaaaaccctcaattttatgaaatttgatatcctTTGACAGcaaaattgatatcacgatataaattcgatatattgcacagtccTACTTCACATAGCCACAATATCCCTGCTCTGTACTGTAAATCAATACATCTCCGAAggtttaaaccagtgtttctcaaactttttcagatcgaggaccactttgtccccacaAAAATGGTCACGGACCACCTTTCTACTGAATTGACAATTGACGGGTGCtattttttatgcagatcacttacttcttattcacatttacaagcctggcttattgtggtgaaaattagatttcaactatgtttagctttgtaataatattacaaatatagtcttctgcttgcttgtcttgggaaagtagaactccccttgcggaccacctgagctcggtcgcggaccactagtggtccccggaccacactttgagaatcactggtttaaaCGATAAGTGGCTGCTGCAGATAGCAACAAGTTCTGCTGTACATCTAC
This window of the Engraulis encrasicolus isolate BLACKSEA-1 chromosome 7, IST_EnEncr_1.0, whole genome shotgun sequence genome carries:
- the kdm6bb gene encoding lysine (K)-specific demethylase 6B, b, with the protein product MYHKTEQSSGRSTWDSFPSAGLSRAPWAPSTNQHWARPSRCNGGMYQSHHNSQNHMAGRNHPNKAHNDRPMGMGSLGDRIPQHPPRDQRPPQPWESRYEPHGPRRNPDCPSSNYAMRPGAPSRYGGPQSPHQQSQHHPKSRPPGADRWSPGPRLGAASAGPGGSLKRPAPPHPEGPGPRSSPQHHTPPPRDDCPQKRSKYSPEQAFRPRMNHFSGPSQPPPPPRQPSSHGSPTWSSPYRSSGPWTQGHRSPPRDYQEPSQSKSDMNAHPHRSHLYPADSPPSYGPPSQPFNPGKQHPSQGYPPHRQPHPNPHHNNNHHNNHHHHNNHHHHHHHSSSQHGHGHGTSHSRPAQRGPKGGSNEHRQGPPSPAAESNTSVPYSHSSHSSQQQQQHHHRHDSTRSPPPHTPPRRNGGDSSDSQRSPPTPHTPPRRHVNDTSGYHTGDRDTSRSPPPPHTTPRSHSGDSNDSPRSPPPPHTPPPRRHSGDSSDPSPQHHQRRQQRHTPPREECRAQAQAQARHGKHTAEHSSHGSERDQLHERSHTPSRHTPTPTRTSSQSPKPHHRSPPSNTDIPRTKTENNQRSPRPKSPPPLTTPGRDKRARSPSSPSSPSPLPSRFPSSPPLSSPSSPVPERNQKSQDSVRPPSPAEEESGATSRHQHHHRRSSAPTPPPPPAEFDLRGERSEGTSGSSEVQKDSPPSSKNEPGPGPDRDAASDAERSSNHSRTEKRKHRGERHHKRRRDERKAHKVEEKEKEMSVEDAKEGKWRKGERGQEGKVDKRGEKNGNKRSLSRKRGEEENVEKVKNKSSKEEGGSRKENKSKTSSRKDKQVQEKMECSQQSPRKHHAESTAKSKPHRATPNQQASSPSPSQPSANHKLTESRRKPEKQTEKGIKGGAKTTTSQHQPITANTSGKVLPHRAPPANSSSCLSPHSTPKDPTTATAPKRGTTEGPTHHLPVRDSSQTTTSSSSGQTRQAQTPKPTSTESSSLKNGRPSSSSSTARPPSPSHPSTSTENSSLKNGPPSSSSSSSSLSSSSSSSSSIHHPPSPSLPSTSRSSCSRSSREDPAAAAAAAAAPRPEAPQLHPALGSFSDDEDDLGLQEPPGSPPILSLQGSPVSVLSDEDDVEMEEEKIILRRPIVLPSPTSSPSHCEDDENDSAALEDGRVKKEKELSASTELRHSDLAKLYGVTVTESMKEMVEDDEAGAPEDGVESETKDGKGGVRARPHLHQMGNVGDVFKSLASIVGNHRYTYRGGPFGRPPPGALVGVKYSSSLSLGSDISCQESQSASSSATPASSGMVLSNHTTSDHHQTPQPEAYAEAEEKTSGTTTHEERDAKRHAPNICESKQKMDDDHGLSQVDEAIKEEEEEESTEEKDEEALKGKVKGKRNRNCDDKGDSRNATASALTIGSKEEVKKEEEEVEESEEKEEEEEEEEQKTKKGKGKKEKTMASKRKQVKKEIEEMRSQKKKKEEEETQTRKKKEEEEEEEEEEEEEEKKTRPCSLKRKRETKKEDEKQQQQPQEAKKAKVKTEGAKKTSTVPSSSSSFTTTSSSSKASSQRSSKAVPEHSSKAVPERSSKKQLQDNKTERSKVKEISSPSKAEKSQKKSRAVKKDKEEEEEEEEEEEEEKEETEQQEKQQKVEKKKQEAKTCSTVSSSTTSPAKAETVASVLSPSSSSSSSSSSSSSSSTVSTVSVTTTTATQAAATTNTTSSTSTASASPSSSAVLPQIRLPSGLGRANFLKLQALSLGPPKELKIRLVKVESGERSTFLASQVEMEMMEQRRRRTPLAEISISNTAEEVIQACKSATVTGKFRESYLLPAFSVKPNLSGNPTIREKLNPPTPSIYLESKRDAFSPVLLQFCCDPKNPVTVIRGLAGSLRLNLGLFSTKSLVEANAEHPVEVRTQVQQPADENWNTNGSAQTWPCESSRSHTTIAKYAQYQASSFQESLQEEKDSEDEDEEKSDEKKSDEKKSDEKKSDEKKSSSSGATTSNTTSGVTNTSPDQKLTGKIIKFGTNIDLSDPKRWKAQLAELLKLPAFMRVSSNGNMLSHVGHTILGMNTVQLYMKVPGSRTPGHQENNNFCSVNINIGPGDCEWFAVHEHYWEAINDFCEKHGVDYLTGSWWPVLEDLYKTNIPVYRFIQRPGDLVWINAGTVHWVQAVGWCNNIAWNVGPLNSYQYQLALERFEWNEVKKVKSIVPMIHVSWNVARTIKISDPDTHKMVKHCLLQSLKHIQILRDQLVASGKKISYQSRVKDEPAYYCNECDLEVFCLLFVTTESSSRKTYVVHCEDCARKRNSSLSGVVILEQYRIEELMQIYDSFCVTPLPSSK